Proteins from one Ornithobacterium rhinotracheale genomic window:
- the lipA gene encoding lipoyl synthase yields the protein MPDTMTQNAPLHTPKPKWLRVKLPTGKKYKQLRETVDNYKLNTICQSGSCPNMGECWGEGTATFMILGNVCTRSCGFCGVQTGRPGAVDWAEPEKVARSIKLMKIKHAVITSVDRDDLKDMGSIIWAETVNAVRRISPETTMETLIPDFQGITRHLDRMIKVQPEVISHNMETVRRLTREVRIQAKYDRSLDVLKYLKDQGQRRVKTGIMLGLGEELDEVYQTIEDIHAAGVDIITIGQYLQPTKKHLPVKRYITPEEFKSLEDFARGLGGFRHVESSPLVRSSYRAEKHIL from the coding sequence AAATTACCCACAGGTAAAAAATATAAACAACTCAGAGAAACTGTTGATAATTATAAATTAAACACCATTTGCCAGAGTGGTAGCTGTCCCAACATGGGCGAATGCTGGGGAGAGGGTACCGCCACTTTTATGATTTTGGGCAATGTGTGTACACGCTCATGCGGGTTTTGTGGTGTGCAAACGGGACGCCCCGGTGCGGTAGACTGGGCAGAGCCAGAAAAAGTAGCACGCTCAATTAAATTAATGAAGATTAAACACGCCGTAATCACATCGGTGGATCGTGACGATTTAAAGGATATGGGCTCTATCATTTGGGCAGAAACCGTGAATGCGGTGCGCAGAATTAGCCCAGAAACTACCATGGAAACTTTAATTCCAGATTTTCAAGGAATCACTCGTCATTTAGATAGAATGATTAAAGTTCAGCCAGAAGTAATTTCGCACAATATGGAAACCGTACGCCGCTTGACTCGTGAGGTGCGTATCCAAGCAAAATACGACCGAAGCCTTGATGTACTGAAATACTTGAAAGACCAAGGACAACGCCGTGTAAAAACGGGAATCATGCTCGGACTGGGCGAAGAGCTTGACGAAGTGTACCAAACTATCGAAGATATCCACGCTGCGGGGGTAGACATTATTACCATCGGTCAATACCTTCAGCCGACTAAAAAACACTTGCCCGTGAAAAGATACATCACGCCAGAAGAATTTAAATCATTAGAAGATTTTGCGCGTGGATTAGGCGGGTTCCGCCATGTAGAAAGTAGTCCGCTGGTGCGTTCTTCTTACCGTGCAGAAAAACATATTTTATAA
- a CDS encoding CinA family nicotinamide mononucleotide deamidase-related protein, giving the protein MKSLFAHIISIGDEVLIGDTLDTNSNFIAQELNKINVQLNEISVIHDEEELIQRKIEEAASKADIVITTGGLGPTRDDKTKFVVADLLGEKLVMNEQALAWVEEHYEKNLRRPMNELTKNQALLPEHSVPLRNQTGTACGIWSRFKNSVIINLPGVPIEMRHLMQTQVIPKIKKDFSANYRLHKYVRVHDVPESELAIILSDFENEMPENVKLAYLPKNSRIKMRFTGVGDDLASLEKQLEDLAQKLKNIIPNNVYAENEQDVPERLKDLCTEKSLKIASAESFTAGLIPHRITSVSGSSAYFVGGVVAYDPQIKIQELGVSAEVMKAKGVVNEEVAIQMAKGAVAKFNADFAVSTTGVAGSDKDKFGNEVGLAYIGVASKQKATAIRLFYPHYERTEFTDRMADMAIEQLMNFILKEGA; this is encoded by the coding sequence ATGAAAAGCCTTTTCGCTCATATCATCAGCATTGGAGACGAGGTGCTCATCGGAGACACGCTCGATACTAATTCTAATTTCATCGCACAGGAATTAAATAAAATCAATGTGCAACTCAATGAAATCAGTGTGATTCATGACGAAGAGGAGCTCATTCAGCGCAAAATAGAGGAGGCTGCGAGCAAGGCAGATATCGTTATCACAACGGGAGGACTTGGGCCTACGAGAGATGATAAGACTAAATTTGTAGTGGCGGATTTATTGGGCGAAAAGCTGGTGATGAATGAGCAAGCCTTGGCATGGGTAGAGGAGCATTACGAAAAGAATTTGCGCCGCCCTATGAACGAGCTGACTAAAAATCAAGCTTTGTTGCCAGAGCATTCGGTGCCGCTTAGAAACCAAACGGGCACGGCTTGTGGGATTTGGTCTAGATTTAAAAATAGCGTAATTATCAATTTGCCAGGTGTTCCTATAGAGATGCGGCATTTGATGCAAACGCAAGTAATTCCAAAAATTAAAAAAGATTTTTCGGCAAATTATCGTTTGCACAAATATGTGCGTGTGCACGATGTACCCGAAAGCGAATTAGCCATAATTTTATCGGACTTTGAAAATGAGATGCCCGAGAATGTGAAATTGGCTTATTTGCCTAAAAATAGCCGAATTAAAATGCGTTTTACGGGCGTGGGAGATGATTTAGCTAGTCTCGAAAAACAGCTGGAAGATTTAGCCCAAAAGCTAAAAAACATAATTCCGAATAATGTGTATGCCGAGAATGAGCAAGATGTGCCCGAACGATTAAAGGACTTATGTACCGAGAAATCTTTAAAAATCGCTTCGGCAGAAAGTTTTACCGCAGGATTGATTCCGCATAGAATCACGAGTGTTTCTGGAAGTTCTGCCTATTTTGTGGGTGGAGTAGTGGCATACGATCCGCAAATCAAAATTCAAGAATTGGGTGTTTCTGCGGAGGTGATGAAGGCCAAAGGTGTCGTAAACGAAGAAGTCGCGATACAAATGGCAAAAGGTGCAGTAGCCAAATTTAATGCAGATTTTGCCGTGAGCACCACAGGCGTTGCAGGGTCCGATAAAGATAAGTTTGGGAATGAGGTAGGCTTGGCCTATATTGGGGTAGCCTCTAAGCAAAAAGCTACTGCCATTCGCCTATTTTACCCACATTATGAGCGCACTGAATTTACAGATAGAATGGCTGATATGGCCATTGAGCAATTAATGAATTTTATATTGAAAGAGGGGGCTTAA
- the rimM gene encoding ribosome maturation factor RimM (Essential for efficient processing of 16S rRNA), with protein MQKQDCYLLGTITKAIGYKGELNLFLDTDEPETYQNLESIFVEQHGLLVPFFLKKAELHRGNHLRILIEDCPEPERMIGRQVFLPLSTLPALEGNKFYYHEIIGFDVIVDGEKIGAAKEVRDTTAQDLLVVQTNDGKEILIPLIDDWLQEANRAEKSISFELPEGFLSIFE; from the coding sequence ATGCAGAAACAAGATTGTTACTTACTAGGTACAATCACTAAGGCGATTGGGTACAAAGGGGAATTAAACTTATTCCTTGACACCGATGAACCTGAAACATATCAAAATTTGGAATCAATATTCGTGGAACAACACGGATTATTGGTTCCATTTTTTTTAAAAAAAGCAGAGCTTCATCGTGGCAACCACCTAAGGATCTTAATCGAGGATTGTCCAGAACCTGAGCGTATGATTGGCAGACAAGTGTTTTTGCCACTTTCTACCTTGCCTGCACTAGAGGGAAATAAATTTTATTACCATGAAATCATTGGTTTTGATGTCATCGTCGATGGTGAAAAAATAGGTGCCGCCAAAGAAGTGAGAGATACCACAGCACAGGATTTATTAGTCGTTCAAACAAATGACGGTAAAGAGATTTTAATCCCACTTATCGATGATTGGCTACAAGAAGCGAATCGTGCAGAGAAAAGTATTTCTTTTGAGCTTCCTGAGGGCTTTTTATCTATTTTTGAGTAA
- a CDS encoding 30S ribosomal protein S16 gives MAVKIRLQRHGRKGRPFYHVVVADSRVKRDGKIIERLGSYNPITNPATIELDVDKAVEWLQKGAQPTNTARAILSHEGALLKKHLLGGVAKGAFDEAEAEKRFNAWVEDKKSQVDAKKENLANAAEEAKKARLEAERKIAEARVAVEEEAPTAEEVEATEEAAPAEEETTSEE, from the coding sequence ATGGCTGTAAAAATCAGATTACAGAGACACGGTAGAAAAGGAAGACCTTTTTATCATGTAGTAGTAGCAGATTCTCGTGTAAAGAGAGATGGTAAAATCATTGAAAGATTAGGTTCTTACAACCCAATCACAAACCCTGCAACTATCGAGCTTGATGTAGACAAAGCAGTAGAATGGTTACAAAAAGGTGCTCAACCTACCAACACTGCTCGTGCTATCCTATCTCACGAAGGTGCTTTATTGAAAAAACACTTACTTGGAGGTGTAGCTAAAGGTGCTTTTGACGAAGCCGAAGCTGAAAAAAGATTCAACGCTTGGGTTGAAGACAAAAAATCTCAAGTAGATGCTAAAAAAGAAAATTTAGCAAACGCTGCTGAAGAAGCTAAAAAAGCAAGATTAGAAGCTGAGCGCAAAATCGCTGAAGCTCGTGTTGCAGTAGAGGAAGAAGCTCCTACTGCTGAGGAAGTTGAAGCTACAGAAGAAGCTGCTCCAGCTGAAGAAGAAACTACTTCTGAAGAATAA
- a CDS encoding NAD(P)/FAD-dependent oxidoreductase, producing the protein MKKIAIIGGGAAGFFLGANLAPSFHVHIFEKASAPMQKVRISGGGRCNLTHACFDPMALVDFYPRGNKELISVFGKFQPGDTMGWFEERGVPLKIQDDMRVFPASDNSMDIVETLVKENQKKNTQIHLNEGVKAIEKQPDDTFKITTIQGEYIFDQVAITTGSSPHMWQIIEKLGHAIQKPVPSLFTFKCNDTLLQGLQGTSFKDAELSVKGTSLESVGDLLITHWGLSGPAVLVLSAWGARILNQKNYKFQLMVNFIGESEEDCKSTLKAFKSENSKNAIGKIHPYEITKRFWLQLLEVCQIPADKKYAEIPDAKLFLLAQKLTQSEFEITGKSTFKDEFVTAGGVKLNEINFKTMESKIIPNLYFAGEVLDIDAVTGGFNFQACWSEAYIIAEAINQ; encoded by the coding sequence TTGAAGAAAATAGCCATTATAGGAGGAGGTGCCGCGGGGTTCTTTTTGGGAGCCAACTTGGCACCTTCTTTTCATGTTCACATATTTGAAAAAGCGTCTGCTCCGATGCAAAAAGTGCGCATTTCGGGTGGCGGGCGTTGCAACCTCACGCATGCGTGTTTTGACCCAATGGCTTTGGTTGATTTTTATCCGAGAGGGAACAAAGAGCTCATCAGTGTGTTTGGAAAATTTCAGCCAGGCGACACCATGGGCTGGTTTGAGGAGCGTGGCGTTCCGCTGAAGATTCAAGACGATATGCGCGTGTTCCCCGCTTCAGACAATTCTATGGACATTGTGGAAACTTTGGTCAAAGAAAATCAAAAAAAAAATACGCAAATTCATTTAAATGAAGGCGTAAAAGCCATAGAAAAACAGCCCGATGATACTTTTAAAATCACCACTATCCAAGGAGAATACATTTTTGACCAAGTGGCTATCACCACGGGGAGCAGTCCGCATATGTGGCAAATCATTGAGAAATTAGGGCATGCGATTCAAAAACCTGTTCCGTCGCTTTTTACATTTAAATGTAACGACACTTTGCTACAAGGCTTGCAAGGCACCAGTTTTAAAGACGCTGAACTCAGCGTAAAAGGTACATCGCTTGAAAGTGTAGGCGATCTGCTCATCACGCACTGGGGGCTGAGCGGTCCAGCTGTTTTGGTGCTTTCGGCGTGGGGTGCACGAATTTTAAACCAAAAAAATTATAAATTCCAATTAATGGTGAATTTTATAGGTGAAAGCGAGGAAGATTGCAAATCTACTTTAAAAGCCTTTAAATCCGAAAATAGCAAAAATGCCATTGGGAAAATTCACCCTTATGAAATCACCAAACGCTTTTGGCTTCAATTATTGGAGGTATGCCAAATCCCTGCCGATAAAAAATATGCCGAAATTCCTGATGCGAAATTGTTTCTTTTAGCCCAAAAACTCACACAATCCGAATTTGAAATTACGGGTAAAAGCACATTTAAAGATGAATTTGTAACGGCTGGTGGCGTGAAACTCAACGAAATCAATTTTAAAACTATGGAGAGCAAAATCATTCCGAATCTATATTTTGCGGGGGAAGTGCTTGATATTGATGCGGTGACGGGTGGCTTTAATTTCCAAGCCTGCTGGAGCGAAGCATACATAATTGCAGAAGCTATAAATCAATAA
- a CDS encoding DUF6646 family protein produces MKNIKIFGILCLFFIGFSVTKAQTAYTGAGDFKAQVGYTLFGYGNGLTGTVDYGATDMLSVGAGVELYFGSNNSNNFYLSGRANLHLGETLNMPSNMDLYPGIDLGLKGSGLGLGGHIGYRYFFNENMGVFAEIGSRGSVGLSINL; encoded by the coding sequence ATGAAAAATATTAAAATCTTCGGAATCCTATGTTTATTCTTTATAGGATTTTCTGTAACCAAGGCTCAAACAGCCTATACAGGAGCAGGTGATTTCAAAGCGCAAGTAGGATACACTTTATTCGGCTACGGAAACGGACTTACGGGAACGGTAGACTATGGTGCAACCGACATGCTTTCAGTGGGAGCTGGTGTGGAGCTTTATTTCGGTTCCAACAACAGCAACAATTTTTACCTTTCAGGGAGAGCCAACCTTCATTTAGGCGAAACTTTAAATATGCCATCAAACATGGATTTATACCCAGGTATTGATTTAGGTTTAAAAGGTAGTGGACTAGGGCTCGGCGGCCATATTGGTTACCGATACTTCTTTAATGAAAACATGGGCGTATTTGCCGAAATTGGTTCGAGGGGAAGTGTAGGGCTTAGTATAAATTTATAA
- the bioB gene encoding biotin synthase BioB codes for MNNQKKWTTEEILSIYNKPFMELVYEAATVHRQHHDPNKVQVSSLISIKTGGCSEDCGYCPQAARYHTDIEGNELMSVSHVKAQALRAKASGSSRVCLGAAWRNVKDGEDFEKVLQMVREITNLDMEVCCTLGMLTETQAKRLEEAGLYAYNHNIDTSEEYYKEVISTRAFDDRLETISNVRKTSITLCSGGIIGMGEKLEDRAGMLKVLANMTPQPESLPINALVPVEGTPMEEQEPVSIFEMVRMIATARIVIPTTQVRLSAGRTQMTKEGQTLCFLAGANSIFAGDKLLTTPNPDINEDMKLFNELSIQPQAPFEKHAKREPKENLTPPKGENPKWTRPGHKIERNLKAAECAKELKKNNKN; via the coding sequence ATGAACAATCAAAAAAAATGGACTACAGAAGAAATTTTATCCATCTATAACAAACCCTTTATGGAACTGGTGTATGAAGCAGCCACCGTGCACCGCCAGCACCACGACCCAAACAAAGTACAAGTAAGTTCGCTTATCTCGATAAAAACGGGCGGCTGCTCAGAAGATTGTGGTTATTGTCCACAAGCGGCGCGCTACCACACCGATATCGAAGGCAATGAGCTCATGAGCGTGAGCCATGTAAAAGCGCAAGCCTTACGCGCCAAAGCTTCGGGCTCATCTCGTGTTTGTTTAGGTGCGGCATGGCGTAATGTCAAAGACGGCGAAGATTTTGAAAAAGTACTCCAAATGGTACGCGAAATCACCAATCTCGATATGGAAGTGTGCTGCACACTCGGAATGCTCACCGAAACGCAAGCCAAACGATTGGAAGAAGCAGGATTGTATGCCTACAACCACAACATCGACACCTCGGAAGAATATTATAAAGAAGTGATTTCCACTCGTGCCTTCGACGACCGTTTGGAAACGATTTCCAATGTACGAAAAACTTCGATTACGCTATGTTCTGGCGGAATCATCGGAATGGGCGAAAAATTAGAAGATCGCGCTGGTATGCTTAAAGTTTTGGCCAATATGACGCCACAACCAGAAAGTTTGCCTATCAATGCGCTGGTACCCGTAGAAGGAACGCCTATGGAAGAACAAGAACCCGTTTCTATTTTTGAAATGGTGCGTATGATTGCCACCGCTCGTATCGTGATCCCAACCACGCAAGTAAGGCTTTCGGCAGGTCGCACTCAAATGACCAAGGAAGGACAAACGCTTTGTTTCTTGGCAGGTGCCAACTCCATTTTTGCGGGCGATAAATTACTTACTACGCCAAACCCAGACATCAACGAGGACATGAAACTCTTCAACGAATTGAGCATTCAGCCACAAGCTCCTTTTGAAAAACACGCCAAAAGAGAGCCTAAAGAAAATCTTACACCACCAAAGGGCGAAAATCCAAAATGGACTCGACCTGGACACAAAATTGAACGAAATTTAAAAGCCGCAGAATGCGCCAAAGAACTCAAAAAAAACAATAAAAATTAA
- a CDS encoding S41 family peptidase yields the protein MNIKKSFWLLFLVIGLFSCNSNDDGNNKIGNKGGVNTSGVSQLDFEINTFIWTRLNHFYYWQKDVPKLSDAYLKNENSLVNLLRSEKPNEFFYGLLYKYGEVDRFSWIVDDYHKLLNGLNGISKESGMNLQLSYADDRQNNIVGFVNYVVPGSPADKAKVMRGDVVYEINGQLINKNNYRNLFSDHFKAKVARNPKINERGLDLGNEKFEIDITAVELAENPVAFYKTLGTDSHKVGYLVYNSFVDSYNDELNEKFAQMKSEGVQDLILDLRYNGGGSTRAAEALGAMISGQFGKNYINFTYNEKNKENNQSVNLPSKIDVFQFINGDNKKVGVQDVNTLNLKKVYVLTSHATASASELTITCLKPYIDVVTIGEKTVGKFVFSVTLLDSPDNSFEKINKKHNWAMQPILGAYKNAQKDNYYTGLEPNYNVNTVAFGAFGDVAKDQTLARAIQLIVGGTSKTMSFDEPYRLKSLKINTNTEKPFGTELYVPNFQK from the coding sequence ATGAATATTAAAAAATCTTTTTGGCTTTTATTCCTTGTTATAGGTTTATTTTCGTGCAATAGCAATGATGATGGAAATAATAAAATTGGAAATAAAGGGGGCGTAAATACTTCGGGAGTTTCTCAATTAGACTTCGAAATTAATACCTTTATTTGGACAAGATTAAATCATTTTTACTACTGGCAAAAAGATGTACCTAAATTAAGTGATGCATATTTGAAAAATGAAAATTCGCTAGTGAATTTATTGCGCAGCGAAAAACCTAACGAGTTTTTTTATGGTTTGCTTTACAAATATGGGGAAGTCGATCGTTTCTCTTGGATTGTAGACGATTATCATAAATTGCTTAACGGGCTAAACGGAATTTCAAAAGAAAGCGGAATGAATCTTCAGTTGAGCTATGCAGATGATCGTCAAAATAATATTGTAGGGTTTGTAAATTACGTAGTTCCAGGCTCTCCAGCAGATAAAGCCAAAGTGATGCGTGGAGATGTAGTGTATGAAATCAATGGGCAACTCATCAATAAAAATAATTACAGAAATCTTTTCTCTGATCATTTTAAAGCAAAAGTTGCTAGAAATCCTAAAATAAATGAGAGAGGGCTTGATTTGGGAAACGAGAAATTTGAGATTGATATCACGGCGGTTGAATTAGCAGAAAACCCCGTTGCGTTTTATAAAACCTTGGGGACAGATTCTCACAAAGTAGGTTATTTGGTTTACAATTCATTTGTGGATTCTTATAATGATGAGCTGAATGAAAAGTTTGCTCAAATGAAAAGTGAAGGCGTTCAAGATTTAATCTTAGACCTTAGATATAATGGTGGGGGGAGTACCCGTGCAGCTGAGGCTTTGGGGGCAATGATTAGTGGGCAATTTGGTAAAAATTACATCAATTTCACCTATAACGAAAAAAATAAAGAAAATAATCAATCAGTTAATTTGCCTAGTAAAATTGATGTCTTCCAATTCATAAATGGAGATAATAAGAAAGTAGGTGTGCAGGATGTTAATACTTTAAATTTGAAGAAAGTATATGTTTTAACTTCACATGCAACTGCTTCTGCTAGTGAGCTTACGATTACTTGTTTAAAGCCTTACATAGATGTAGTAACTATTGGAGAGAAAACTGTGGGAAAATTCGTATTTTCAGTAACCTTGCTTGATTCTCCAGATAATTCATTTGAGAAAATCAATAAAAAACACAATTGGGCTATGCAACCAATTTTGGGAGCATACAAAAATGCCCAAAAAGATAATTACTACACAGGACTTGAGCCTAATTATAATGTAAACACCGTTGCCTTTGGAGCTTTTGGAGATGTAGCAAAAGATCAAACTTTAGCCAGAGCAATTCAACTAATTGTTGGAGGAACAAGCAAAACAATGTCTTTTGATGAGCCGTATCGATTAAAATCATTGAAAATAAATACCAATACAGAAAAGCCGTTTGGCACGGAATTATATGTGCCAAACTTTCAAAAATAG
- a CDS encoding LysE family translocator, producing MDLVIYAILLGFMLSLVLIGPAFFLLIETSITKGWRSAIALDAGVVSADLLCIAFAYTGVGGIVEYIGAHPALYKIGGFIIMIYGGIMYLSKPKLHLKNAKIVGKNYLKTFVNGFLMNILNIGVVGFWFVVAGWVTLKYPGGGNFAIFIAIAILTFMGIDLSKIFLAHKFQDRLTDALVYKIRKWIGVVLFVFGFIILLKGFISFHPIENALPSIPFHE from the coding sequence TTGGATCTTGTAATTTACGCAATATTGTTAGGATTTATGCTGAGCTTGGTACTTATTGGGCCAGCTTTTTTCCTGCTAATTGAAACGAGTATTACTAAAGGATGGCGATCAGCCATTGCATTGGATGCTGGAGTGGTGTCTGCAGATTTACTCTGTATAGCCTTTGCCTACACGGGAGTAGGGGGCATTGTAGAATACATCGGTGCGCATCCTGCTTTGTACAAAATCGGCGGATTTATCATTATGATTTATGGTGGAATTATGTATCTTTCCAAACCTAAATTACACCTTAAAAACGCCAAAATTGTCGGGAAAAATTATCTAAAGACCTTTGTCAATGGATTTTTGATGAATATTCTCAACATCGGAGTCGTGGGCTTCTGGTTTGTGGTTGCAGGGTGGGTAACACTCAAATACCCAGGAGGAGGGAATTTTGCGATTTTCATAGCCATTGCAATTCTCACTTTTATGGGAATTGATTTGTCTAAAATATTTTTGGCGCATAAATTTCAAGATCGCTTGACCGATGCACTCGTTTATAAAATCAGAAAGTGGATTGGGGTTGTGTTGTTTGTCTTTGGTTTTATTATTTTGCTGAAAGGTTTTATATCCTTTCATCCAATCGAAAACGCCTTACCTTCAATTCCTTTTCATGAGTAA
- a CDS encoding MarR family winged helix-turn-helix transcriptional regulator has product MENFIEKEDLYNLLITRTPNLMLKLLFDRLKKKKITITKEQFSLLVILWQNEGCSQQFLADETFRDKPGITRLIHHLEKAKIVERRTDPFDRRSNLIYLTNKGILLEKKVMDEVRATVEDALSSIDIEEAKIFKKVFIELHQHFLASLKESENEETDE; this is encoded by the coding sequence ATGGAAAATTTCATAGAGAAAGAAGATTTATACAATTTACTAATTACTCGCACCCCCAATTTAATGCTAAAACTTCTTTTTGATAGACTAAAAAAGAAGAAGATAACCATTACTAAAGAACAATTTTCTTTGCTCGTTATTTTATGGCAAAACGAAGGTTGCTCTCAGCAATTTCTGGCCGACGAAACTTTTAGAGACAAACCTGGCATCACGCGATTGATTCATCATTTGGAAAAAGCTAAAATCGTGGAACGCCGTACCGATCCATTCGATAGAAGATCTAATTTAATCTATCTTACGAACAAAGGTATTTTGCTAGAAAAAAAGGTGATGGATGAAGTGAGAGCTACTGTAGAAGATGCTTTGAGCTCAATTGATATTGAGGAGGCTAAAATATTTAAAAAAGTATTCATTGAACTGCACCAGCATTTTCTAGCATCTTTAAAAGAAAGTGAAAATGAAGAGACTGATGAATAA
- a CDS encoding AI-2E family transporter, with protein sequence MAKFTTLKFSPQNFFYIISGFILSFLGLYLGRGFLIPFCFSILIAFILVPMVRFFERKGTGTVLAICIAFLIVILVFSGVSYFFSSQIASIISDFENFKSELSPLLDSVINMYNENLPFLPPIDAEGVAFRVQSFLKNSGGDILGSTLVQTTAFLANFVLIPVYVFLLLLYRRGLVKGIMMFFHKSQREDVRTIIYEVQSVGKDYIVGLMTVMLIMAVLNSSFMLIIGVDYAIMFGCLAALLIVIPYIGTYIGGALPVLYALVTMGPTSAIAILICFAIIQMIDGNYLTPKIVGSNTSVNALAAFIALIIGGALWGIVGMILSIPFTAMLKKIFKRVAGLQPLSLLLGEELFDNKKLELKDLEIEYIDEKPKPSSIFLKLKRFFVEKITPEDKDSDI encoded by the coding sequence ATGGCAAAATTCACTACCTTAAAATTTTCACCCCAAAACTTTTTCTATATCATAAGCGGATTTATTTTAAGTTTTCTAGGGCTTTATCTAGGGCGAGGTTTTTTAATCCCGTTTTGTTTTTCGATACTCATCGCATTCATTCTTGTGCCCATGGTTCGTTTTTTTGAAAGAAAAGGAACGGGAACAGTTTTGGCAATTTGTATAGCTTTTTTAATTGTAATACTTGTATTTAGTGGAGTTTCTTATTTCTTCTCATCGCAAATTGCGAGTATTATTTCAGATTTTGAAAACTTTAAATCAGAGCTTTCTCCGTTGCTAGATAGTGTGATTAATATGTACAACGAGAATTTGCCATTTCTTCCGCCAATCGATGCCGAAGGCGTAGCTTTTAGGGTGCAGTCTTTTCTTAAAAATTCAGGTGGAGATATTTTGGGTTCTACTTTGGTGCAGACGACTGCTTTTTTGGCCAATTTTGTATTGATTCCAGTTTATGTTTTCTTGTTGCTTTTGTATAGGAGGGGACTTGTAAAGGGGATTATGATGTTTTTCCATAAGAGCCAAAGAGAAGATGTGCGCACCATTATTTATGAAGTGCAAAGTGTAGGGAAAGATTATATCGTAGGGCTTATGACCGTGATGCTGATTATGGCTGTGTTAAATTCCTCATTTATGCTAATTATTGGGGTGGATTATGCCATTATGTTTGGTTGTTTGGCGGCGTTGCTTATTGTGATTCCTTATATTGGCACCTACATAGGAGGGGCTTTGCCAGTGCTGTATGCTTTAGTAACGATGGGGCCAACAAGTGCAATAGCGATTTTAATCTGTTTTGCTATAATTCAAATGATCGACGGGAACTACCTTACGCCTAAAATCGTAGGGAGCAACACCAGTGTCAATGCCTTGGCAGCCTTCATTGCTTTAATCATAGGGGGTGCACTATGGGGCATTGTAGGTATGATTCTTTCCATTCCGTTTACGGCGATGCTCAAGAAAATCTTTAAACGAGTTGCTGGGCTGCAACCATTGTCCTTGCTGTTGGGAGAGGAACTGTTTGATAATAAAAAATTAGAGCTCAAGGATTTAGAAATAGAATACATAGACGAAAAACCTAAACCTAGTTCGATTTTCTTAAAGTTGAAAAGATTTTTTGTAGAAAAAATCACTCCAGAAGATAAAGATAGCGATATATAA
- the rsmA gene encoding 16S rRNA (adenine(1518)-N(6)/adenine(1519)-N(6))-dimethyltransferase RsmA: MNVKAKKHLGQHFLNDLNIAEKIVEALSWEGYHEVLEIGPGMGVLTQFLLRDQRSVSVVEIDTESVEYLNEKYNGIKQNLPIFSEDFLKMDLGKHFPNPIAVIGNFPYNISTQIMFKVLDNRIQIPEVVGMFQKEVAERIAAPHGSKTYGILSVLMQAYYKAEYLFTVDENVFTPPPKVKSGVIRLTRFREEIEGVPYAFFLNLVKTGFNQRRKKLSNALKSLNQNELLSTLKYKNLRAEQLSVDDFIDLAKKLYAEK; this comes from the coding sequence ATGAATGTAAAAGCAAAAAAACACCTCGGTCAACATTTTTTAAACGATTTAAATATTGCAGAAAAAATCGTGGAGGCACTCTCTTGGGAAGGCTACCACGAAGTGCTAGAAATAGGACCAGGTATGGGCGTGCTCACCCAGTTTTTGCTTAGAGACCAGCGTTCGGTTTCTGTGGTGGAAATTGACACAGAATCTGTTGAGTATCTGAATGAAAAGTATAACGGCATCAAACAAAATTTACCGATTTTCTCGGAAGATTTTTTAAAAATGGATCTGGGCAAACATTTCCCAAATCCGATTGCGGTGATTGGGAATTTCCCTTACAACATTTCTACGCAAATTATGTTCAAAGTGCTGGACAACAGAATACAAATCCCCGAAGTGGTAGGTATGTTTCAAAAAGAAGTTGCCGAGCGTATTGCCGCTCCGCACGGGAGTAAAACTTATGGTATTCTTTCGGTTTTGATGCAAGCGTACTACAAAGCGGAATATCTATTTACTGTGGATGAAAATGTATTCACTCCGCCTCCAAAGGTGAAGTCTGGCGTGATTCGCTTGACTCGATTCCGTGAGGAAATCGAGGGCGTGCCGTATGCTTTCTTCCTAAATTTAGTAAAAACTGGATTTAACCAAAGAAGAAAAAAATTAAGCAACGCGCTAAAGTCTTTAAACCAAAATGAATTGCTTTCTACCTTAAAATACAAGAATCTCCGCGCCGAGCAATTGAGCGTGGACGATTTTATTGATTTAGCTAAAAAACTTTACGCAGAAAAATAG